GCTTACGCTAAGCAAAACAACATGTCGCATACGTCTATGATCAACGCTGCGGGCAACCGTGTTGAGCCATCTGCTGAATCATTCGCAGCTTCTGGTAACGTTGACTGGTCAAGCGCTGAAGGCTTCTACAAAGTTATCGCTAACTCAGACACTGCTGAAGCATGGCCAATCGCTGCAGCAACTTTCATCTTAGTGCACAAGCAGCCTAAGAACCCTGAGAAAGTAGCTGGCGTATTAAACTTCTTTAACTGGGCATACAACGAAGGTGATCAAGCAGCATTAGACCTTGACTATGTTCCATTCCCAGACGAAGCGGTTGCTTTATTCAAAGAAGAGTGGAAGCAAGTGGTTGGTTCTGACGGTCAACCAGTATATACCCCTAAATAATAGTCATTAACTTGTCACTGTTAATGAACGTTAAAACAAATGGCAAGTAAATGACATCTCATTTACTTGCTTTTTACTACTTAAATTTCGATTTATAAATTTTAAGAAAGTTAAATTTTAAATTATGTTGGGGTTACCATGTCTGACTTACACGCTCAGCTAGCAAAGCAGCGAAGAAATGACGTCTTATTTGTTAATTTGACCAAGTTCTTTGCCTTATTAGTTCTGGTTTCTTTAGGCGGAATCATGCTGTCGCTAATCATCGGAGCATGGCCAAGCATTAAAGAATTTGGTTTTGGTTTTTATACCAGTTCAAATTGGAGTACCGTCAATGATGAATACGGTGCTTTAGCCCCGATTTACGGCACCATTGTGACGTCTGTTATCGCTATTTTAATTGCAGTGCCGGTGAGTTTCGGTATTGCCATTTTCTTGACCGAGCTTTGTCCTAAGGCATTGCGTCGTCCATTGGGTATGGCGATTGAATTATTGGCCGGTATTCCTTCTATTATTTATGGCATGTGGGGCTTTTTCGTACTGGCGCCATTATTTGCTAAATATGTTCAACCTTTCATCATTGATACCTTTGGACCTATTCCTGTTATCGGTAGCTTTTTTGGCGGACCGCCACTGGGTATTGGTGTTTTCACAGCCTCATTAATTCTAGCCATCATGATTATTCCCTTTATTGCCGCAACCATGCGCGATGTGTTCTCAGTGGTTCCAGAGCTGTTAAAAGAATCCGCTTATGGCGCAGGGGCAACCACTTGGGAAGTGATGTACAAAATTATCCTACCTTATACCAAAGCAGGTGTTGTTGGCGGCATTATCCTTGGTTTAGGCCGTGCATTGGGTGAAACCATGGCGGTGACCTTCTTAGTCGGTAATACTTATAACATCAACTCTAACTTATTCGGCTCAGGGGTAACCATTACCTCATCGATCGCCAATGAGTTTGCTGAAGCGTCTAGTGAAATGCATGTCGCTACGTTGTTACATTTAGGCTTAATTCTATTTGTTATTACCTTTGTGGTTTTATCAATCTCTAAGATTATGTTGTCACGCATTGATAAAAAAGCAGGTAACTAGTTTTAGCGCACTTAGCCGTTAACTTAAGCAGAATAAAAGCAGCTGCATATAACTAGCAGACAAATAGATATTCAGGATATTTGGCAGGAAACATTATGACAATCAATTCAAGTGCAACACCCGTAGCAAGCACCAGTAACTCAGTAAGATTTGAGCAGCGCATGAATAAGTCGTTGTACTCAAAGCGCAAGTTTTACAACGTGCTGGGCCTTATCTTTGCCGTTTTAGCCATGGGTTTTGGTTTAGTGTGGTTGGGTTGGATTTTATTTGATCTACTGCGTAAAGGGATGGAAGCCATGCTAACCATGCCTATCTTTACCGTAGATACGCCGCCGCCAAATACCATGGGTGGTTTACGAAATGCGATTGTGGGTTCAATTATGATTGCCGGTACCGGTCTATTTATCGGTGCGCCAATTGGTTTGATGGCAGGTGTGTATCTGGCTGAGTTCTCACAAGGCTCATGGTTGGGTAAAGCAACACGTTTCCTTAACGATATCTTGCTGTCTGCACCGTCGATTGTTATTGGTCTGTTCGTGTTCACATTGATGGTTAATAACCGCAGCTTCTCAGGTTGGGCAGGCGCTATTGCACTGGCACTGATTATTATTCCTGTTGTGGTGCGTAGTACCGAAACCATGTTGAATCTAGTGCCTAACCAATTACGCGAAGCATCTTATGCACTAGGCGCGCCGAAGTGGAAAGTAGTGACGTCAGTGACCATGAGCGCGGCCAAATCTGGTTTGATTACCGGTGTTCTTCTAGGCTTTGCCCGTATCACAGGTGAGACTGCACCATTACTATTCACGGCACTAAATAACCGATTCTTTAGCTGGGACATGGGCAGTGCCATGGCCAACTTACCAATGACCATTTATCAGTTTGCTGCTGCGCCAGATGATACTCAAAATATGATTGCATGGGGCGGTGCACTGTTAATTACCTTCTCTGTATTAGGTCTTAACATCATTGCACGTATTGTTGGACGCGAGAAAAAATAACGCCAGTCCATCAGGTAATACAGATTGTATTCACACCACAATCAGTCATTTATTAATCATATTTAAGTCATTAAACACATTTAGTTCTTCAAGTTATAAAGGGTACTGACATGAGCGATACACTAGTGAAAAAAGTTCAAACACCAAGAGCGGAAGCAAATACCAATATGCTAGAGCAACCGATGCAAACAGGCACTCAGCAACAGCAGCCTGATACGGCAAGCTTTACCAAACAAACCATCTCTGATCTGCCGGACAACATGCCAGCAGCGAAGCTACAAATTCGCAATCTAGATTTCTTCTATGGTGATTTTAAAGCCCTAAAAGACATTAATATTGATATCCCTGAGAATAAAGTGACTGCATTTATCGGTCCATCCGGTTGTGGTAAGTCGACTTTATTACGTACCTTTAACCGTATGTATGACCTATATCCAGGCATGCATGCTGAAGGTAAAATTATCCTAGACGGCAAGAACATCTTAGATAAAGATGTCGATGTAAACTTGCTACGTGCTCGCGTTGGTATGGTCTTCCAAAAGCCAACCCCGTTCCCAATGTCTATCTATGACAACGTGGCATTTGGTGTGCGCCTGTACGAAAAGCTAAGCAAAGCCGATCTTGATGAGCGTGTTGAATGGGCGCTTAAAAAGTCAGCGTTATGGCCAGAAGTAAAAGACAAGCTAAAAGCATCAGGCCTGTCATTATCAGGTGGTCAGCAGCAGCGTCTATGTATCGCTCGCGGCGTGGCAACCAAGCCTGAAGTTCTATTACTAGATGAGCCAACTTCTGCACTTGACCCTATTTCAACCGGTGCGATTGAAGACCTTATCGAAGATTTAAAACACGATTACACCATCGCCATTGTGACCCACAACATGCAACAGGCGGCTCGTGTTTCTGACTATACCTGCTACATGTATCTTGGCGATATGGTTGAGATGGGTGAAACTAATCAGGTATTCACTAACCCTGCACAAAAAGCCACTGAAGACTATATCACTGGTCGCTACGGCTAGACTGTTTGATGTTATGACGTGCTAAGTGGTTAGCATCATCGAATAGACAATCGTAAGTTGTGTCGCTTAGTGCTGACTTAGTGCTAAGCGACAGCGAGTCAATAAAAAAAGAATCAACATAATAATAACCAGACCAACCTGAACTTGCTTTTGCAGGGAATAAAACAATTTAGGATTTTGTGATGCCAACAACTGAAAAGCATATTTCAAAAAGTTTTGATGAAGACTTACAACAGAGTAAGGATCTTTTTTTGACCATGGGCCGAATGGCAGCGGAGCAGGTCACTCTTGCGACACATGCCTTGGTTGATGGTAATGTCGAAAGAGCAACACAAGTTATCGAAGATGACGAACAGATCAATCAGATGGAAATTAAAATTGATGAAAAAGTCATCTTGTTGGTTGCCAAGCGTCAGCCAGCGGCCAATGATTTACGTCTGGTCATCGCCTTAAGTAAGGGTGTGGTTGATCTAGAGCGTGTTGGTGATGAGGCCAGCAAAATTGCGCGTATGGCGTGTCGATTGCATAAAGAGGGCGCTTCACCACGCGGTTATTCAGAAGTTCAGAACCTATCAAATCAAGTTAGAGTAATGTTGCTTGAT
Above is a window of Psychrobacter sp. FDAARGOS_221 DNA encoding:
- the pstC gene encoding phosphate ABC transporter permease subunit PstC, whose amino-acid sequence is MSDLHAQLAKQRRNDVLFVNLTKFFALLVLVSLGGIMLSLIIGAWPSIKEFGFGFYTSSNWSTVNDEYGALAPIYGTIVTSVIAILIAVPVSFGIAIFLTELCPKALRRPLGMAIELLAGIPSIIYGMWGFFVLAPLFAKYVQPFIIDTFGPIPVIGSFFGGPPLGIGVFTASLILAIMIIPFIAATMRDVFSVVPELLKESAYGAGATTWEVMYKIILPYTKAGVVGGIILGLGRALGETMAVTFLVGNTYNINSNLFGSGVTITSSIANEFAEASSEMHVATLLHLGLILFVITFVVLSISKIMLSRIDKKAGN
- the pstA gene encoding phosphate ABC transporter permease PstA; protein product: MTINSSATPVASTSNSVRFEQRMNKSLYSKRKFYNVLGLIFAVLAMGFGLVWLGWILFDLLRKGMEAMLTMPIFTVDTPPPNTMGGLRNAIVGSIMIAGTGLFIGAPIGLMAGVYLAEFSQGSWLGKATRFLNDILLSAPSIVIGLFVFTLMVNNRSFSGWAGAIALALIIIPVVVRSTETMLNLVPNQLREASYALGAPKWKVVTSVTMSAAKSGLITGVLLGFARITGETAPLLFTALNNRFFSWDMGSAMANLPMTIYQFAAAPDDTQNMIAWGGALLITFSVLGLNIIARIVGREKK
- the phoU gene encoding phosphate signaling complex protein PhoU produces the protein MPTTEKHISKSFDEDLQQSKDLFLTMGRMAAEQVTLATHALVDGNVERATQVIEDDEQINQMEIKIDEKVILLVAKRQPAANDLRLVIALSKGVVDLERVGDEASKIARMACRLHKEGASPRGYSEVQNLSNQVRVMLLDALDAFNRMDPEQAFGVLQSDETVNEEYQSASRSLMTYVMEDSRHVSKVINILWVLRALERVGDHARNIAELVIYCTSGKDVRHTDFVTVEQAVQEASNNIAMRNGNL
- the pstB gene encoding phosphate ABC transporter ATP-binding protein PstB, coding for MSDTLVKKVQTPRAEANTNMLEQPMQTGTQQQQPDTASFTKQTISDLPDNMPAAKLQIRNLDFFYGDFKALKDINIDIPENKVTAFIGPSGCGKSTLLRTFNRMYDLYPGMHAEGKIILDGKNILDKDVDVNLLRARVGMVFQKPTPFPMSIYDNVAFGVRLYEKLSKADLDERVEWALKKSALWPEVKDKLKASGLSLSGGQQQRLCIARGVATKPEVLLLDEPTSALDPISTGAIEDLIEDLKHDYTIAIVTHNMQQAARVSDYTCYMYLGDMVEMGETNQVFTNPAQKATEDYITGRYG